In the genome of Drosophila yakuba strain Tai18E2 chromosome 3R, Prin_Dyak_Tai18E2_2.1, whole genome shotgun sequence, one region contains:
- the LOC6536987 gene encoding two pore potassium channel protein sup-9 isoform X3, with product MKKQNVRTISLIVCTFTYLLVGAAVFDALESETEKRRWEALQDAEDMIIRKYNISQEDFKVMETVVLKSESHKAGQQWKFTGAFYYATTVLTTIGYGHSTPSTVGGKLFTMCYAIVGIPLGLVMFQSIGERVNRLSSYVIKAVRSSLRCKRTVASEVDLICVVTTLSSLTIAGGAAAFSKFEGWSYFDSVYYCFITLTTIGFGDMVALQRDNALNRKPEYVMFALIFILFGLAIVAASLNLLVLRFVTMNTEDERRDEAQAMQFMSKSSLWTNEALQVAVKLEGDVITSNGSILSGYEGHDGQSLNGSNTSSMCSCHCMCLNGNRHKKNQYKLRRSPTHIRHLLPEVVPMQDLNYDYDTQSLHTLADRGTMDSSYMGVDMADMGDTASMELRPHTLLKRNVSLLSIRI from the exons ATGAAGAAACAAAATGTGCGCACGATATCCTTGATCGTGTGTACATTTACCTATCTGCTAGTCGGCGCCGCCGTCTTTGACGCCCTCGAATCGGAAACGGAAAAGCGTCGTTGGGAGGCGCTGCAAG ATGCCGAGGATATGATAATACGCAAATACAATATCTCACAGGAGGACTTCAAAGTCATGGAGACCGTGGTGCTCAAATCGGAATCGCACAAGGCCGGCCAGCAGTGGAAATTTACCGGTGCATTCTATTATGCAACCACGGTGCTAACCACCATAG GCTATGGACACTCGACGCCCAGCACGGTGGGCGGGAAGCTCTTCACCATGTGCTATGCCATCGTGGGGATTCCCCTGGGCCTCGTTATGTTCCAGAGCATCGGAGAAAGAGTGAATAGACTGAGCAG CTACGTTATCAAAGCGGTCCGCTCCTCGCTGCGCTGCAAGAGGACCGTCGCCTCGGAGGTGGACCTCATCTGTGTTGTGACCACACTCAGTTCGCTGACGATAGCTGGCGGTGCTGCGGCCTTTTCGAAATTTGAGGGCTGGAGCTACTTCGATTCAGTATATTACTGTTTTATTACTTTAACCACTATAG GCTTTGGCGACATGGTTGCCCTGCAGCGGGACAATGCACTGAACAGGAAACCCGAGTACGTGATGTTCGCACTGATATTTATACTATTTGGCCTGGCCATCGTGGCCGCCTCGCTGAACTTGTTAGTACTTAGGTTTGTTACGATGAATACCGAGGATGAGCGACGCGACGAGGCCCAGGCCATGCAG TTTATGTCCAAGTCCAGTTTATGGACCAACGAG GCGCTGCAAGTGGCTGTCAAGCTGGAGGGCGATGTGATAACATCCAACGGATCCATTCTGAGCGGCTACGAGGGACACGATGGCCAATCTCTGAACGGAAGCAACACCTCGTCCATGTGCTCGTGCCACTGCATGTGCCTCAATGGCAACCGGCACAAAAA AAACCAATACAAGCTGAGGCGATCACCGACGCACATCCGACACCTTCTGCCGGAGGTGGTGCCCATGCAGGATTTGAACTACGACTACGACACCCAGAGCCTGCACACACTGGCCGATCGCGGGACCATGGACAGCAGCTACATGGGCGTGGACATGGCTGACATGGGGGATACGGCGAGCATGGAGCTGCGGCCACACACATTGCTCAAGCGCAATGTCTCCCTGCTGTCCATTCGCATTTAG
- the LOC6536985 gene encoding serine-arginine protein 55 isoform X5: MRQAGEVTYADAHKQRRNEGVVEFASLSDMKTAIEKLDDTELNGRRIHLVEDRRGGRSGGGGGGGGGRGRSRSSSSRSRSRSRRRSRSRRSSHSRSKSRSRSKSRGGRSKSKSPVKSRSRSRSRSNKSRDVSKSKSKSHSRTRSRSPKRERDSRSRSRSVSKRESRSRSRSKSVRRDSRSRDRSASADNKSRSRSRSRSASPKNGNASPDRNNESMDD, encoded by the exons ATGCGCCAGGCTGGCGAGGTCACCTATGCCGATGCCCACAAGCAGCGCCGCAATGAAGG CGTGGTTGAGTTCGCCTCGTTGTCGGACATGAAGACGGCCATTGAGAAGTTGGATGACACTGAGTTGAACGGCAGGCGCATTCACCTGGTCGAGGATCGTCGTGGAGGAcgcagtggtggtggtggtggcggcggcggcggacGTGGACGCTCCCGTTCGTCCAGCTCCCGTTCGCGCTCTCGATCCCGCAGGCGCTCTCGCTCCCGCCGCTCGTCGCACTCGCGCTCCAAGTCTCGCAGCCGCTCCAAGTCCCGTGGCGGACGCTCCAAGTCCAAGTCGCCAGTCAAGTCTCGTTCTCGCTCCCGCTCGCGCTCCAA CAAATCGCGTGACgtgtccaagtccaagtcgaAGTCCCACTCCCGCACCCGCTCTCGTTCTCCCAAACGTGAGCGTGACTCCCGTTCCCGATCGCGCTCCGTCTCGAAGCGCGAGTCCCGCTCCCGCTCACGTTCCAAGTCCGTCCGCCGCGACTCCCGCTCACG CGATCGATCCGCATCGGCTGACAACAAGTCGCGTTCGCGCTCACGCTCCCGTTCGGCCTCGCCCAAAAATGGAAACGCCTCGCCGGACCGCAATAACGAGAGCATGGACGATTAG
- the LOC6536988 gene encoding 26S proteasome non-ATPase regulatory subunit 9, whose translation MAAGTTTKERLERLMSAKKQLEAQISRNGQILAANENVGMSGPLVDAEGFPRNDIDVYQVRLARQTIICLQNDHKELMNQIQALLNQYHSEIATTDPELVNRASALDLDSDRSPGGANITDLAPARAIVVVNLVSPDSPAERAGLCVGDAILRFGSINSGNFKGDLAQIGELVRNMQSQNVQLKVKRAEQQLDLILVPKTWSGRGLLGCNIVLPPEAMEH comes from the exons ATGGCCGCAGGGACCACTACCAAAGAGCGCCTGGAGCGGCTGATGAGCGCCAAGAAGCAGTTGGAGGCTCAGATCAGCCGAAACGGACAGATCCTGGCCGCC AACGAAAATGTGGGCATGAGCGGACCACTGGTGGACGCCGAGGGCTTTCCGCGCAACGACATTGACGTTTACCAGGTGCGCCTGGCGCGACAAACGATAATCTGCCTGCAGAACGACCACAAGGAGCTGATGAACCAGATCCAGGCGCTGCTAAACCAATATCACAGCGAGATTGCCACCACAGATCCGGAGCTGGTGAACCGCGCCTCCGCTCTGGACTTGGACAGCGACCGATCACCCGGCGGCGCTAATATCACGGACCTTGCACCTGCGCGCGCCATCGTGGTGGTCAACCTGGTCAGTCCGGACTCGCCCGCCGAGAGAGCT GGTCTCTGTGTGGGCGATGCCATCCTCCGTTTTGGCTCCATCAACAGCGGCAACTTCAAGGGAGATCTTGCCCAGATTGGCGAACTGGTGCGCAACATGCAGAGCCAGAATGTCCAGCTGAAAGTGAAGCGCGCCGAGCAGCAGCTGGACCTGATCCTGGTGCCGAAAACCTGGAGTGGACGCGGACTCCTTGGCTGCAACATCGTCCTGCCACCCGAGGCGATGGAGCACTGA
- the LOC6536987 gene encoding two pore potassium channel protein sup-9 isoform X1 has protein sequence MKKQNVRTISLIVCTFTYLLVGAAVFDALESETEKRRWEALQDAEDMIIRKYNISQEDFKVMETVVLKSESHKAGQQWKFTGAFYYATTVLTTIGYGHSTPSTVGGKLFTMCYAIVGIPLGLVMFQSIGERVNRLSSYVIKAVRSSLRCKRTVASEVDLICVVTTLSSLTIAGGAAAFSKFEGWSYFDSVYYCFITLTTIGFGDMVALQRDNALNRKPEYVMFALIFILFGLAIVAASLNLLVLRFVTMNTEDERRDEAQAMQFMSKSSLWTNEALQVAVKLEGDVITSNGSILSGYEGHDGQSLNGSNTSSMCSCHCMCLNGNRHKKSNNLGKSNDAENQYKLRRSPTHIRHLLPEVVPMQDLNYDYDTQSLHTLADRGTMDSSYMGVDMADMGDTASMELRPHTLLKRNVSLLSIRI, from the exons ATGAAGAAACAAAATGTGCGCACGATATCCTTGATCGTGTGTACATTTACCTATCTGCTAGTCGGCGCCGCCGTCTTTGACGCCCTCGAATCGGAAACGGAAAAGCGTCGTTGGGAGGCGCTGCAAG ATGCCGAGGATATGATAATACGCAAATACAATATCTCACAGGAGGACTTCAAAGTCATGGAGACCGTGGTGCTCAAATCGGAATCGCACAAGGCCGGCCAGCAGTGGAAATTTACCGGTGCATTCTATTATGCAACCACGGTGCTAACCACCATAG GCTATGGACACTCGACGCCCAGCACGGTGGGCGGGAAGCTCTTCACCATGTGCTATGCCATCGTGGGGATTCCCCTGGGCCTCGTTATGTTCCAGAGCATCGGAGAAAGAGTGAATAGACTGAGCAG CTACGTTATCAAAGCGGTCCGCTCCTCGCTGCGCTGCAAGAGGACCGTCGCCTCGGAGGTGGACCTCATCTGTGTTGTGACCACACTCAGTTCGCTGACGATAGCTGGCGGTGCTGCGGCCTTTTCGAAATTTGAGGGCTGGAGCTACTTCGATTCAGTATATTACTGTTTTATTACTTTAACCACTATAG GCTTTGGCGACATGGTTGCCCTGCAGCGGGACAATGCACTGAACAGGAAACCCGAGTACGTGATGTTCGCACTGATATTTATACTATTTGGCCTGGCCATCGTGGCCGCCTCGCTGAACTTGTTAGTACTTAGGTTTGTTACGATGAATACCGAGGATGAGCGACGCGACGAGGCCCAGGCCATGCAG TTTATGTCCAAGTCCAGTTTATGGACCAACGAG GCGCTGCAAGTGGCTGTCAAGCTGGAGGGCGATGTGATAACATCCAACGGATCCATTCTGAGCGGCTACGAGGGACACGATGGCCAATCTCTGAACGGAAGCAACACCTCGTCCATGTGCTCGTGCCACTGCATGTGCCTCAATGGCAACCGGCACAAAAA AAGTAACAACTTGGGAAAGAGCAACGATGCAGA AAACCAATACAAGCTGAGGCGATCACCGACGCACATCCGACACCTTCTGCCGGAGGTGGTGCCCATGCAGGATTTGAACTACGACTACGACACCCAGAGCCTGCACACACTGGCCGATCGCGGGACCATGGACAGCAGCTACATGGGCGTGGACATGGCTGACATGGGGGATACGGCGAGCATGGAGCTGCGGCCACACACATTGCTCAAGCGCAATGTCTCCCTGCTGTCCATTCGCATTTAG
- the LOC6536987 gene encoding two pore potassium channel protein sup-9 isoform X4 produces MKKQNVRTISLIVCTFTYLLVGAAVFDALESETEKRRWEALQDAEDMIIRKYNISQEDFKVMETVVLKSESHKAGQQWKFTGAFYYATTVLTTIGYGHSTPSTVGGKLFTMCYAIVGIPLGLVMFQSIGERVNRLSSYVIKAVRSSLRCKRTVASEVDLICVVTTLSSLTIAGGAAAFSKFEGWSYFDSVYYCFITLTTIGFGDMVALQRDNALNRKPEYVMFALIFILFGLAIVAASLNLLVLRFVTMNTEDERRDEAQAMQALQVAVKLEGDVITSNGSILSGYEGHDGQSLNGSNTSSMCSCHCMCLNGNRHKKNQYKLRRSPTHIRHLLPEVVPMQDLNYDYDTQSLHTLADRGTMDSSYMGVDMADMGDTASMELRPHTLLKRNVSLLSIRI; encoded by the exons ATGAAGAAACAAAATGTGCGCACGATATCCTTGATCGTGTGTACATTTACCTATCTGCTAGTCGGCGCCGCCGTCTTTGACGCCCTCGAATCGGAAACGGAAAAGCGTCGTTGGGAGGCGCTGCAAG ATGCCGAGGATATGATAATACGCAAATACAATATCTCACAGGAGGACTTCAAAGTCATGGAGACCGTGGTGCTCAAATCGGAATCGCACAAGGCCGGCCAGCAGTGGAAATTTACCGGTGCATTCTATTATGCAACCACGGTGCTAACCACCATAG GCTATGGACACTCGACGCCCAGCACGGTGGGCGGGAAGCTCTTCACCATGTGCTATGCCATCGTGGGGATTCCCCTGGGCCTCGTTATGTTCCAGAGCATCGGAGAAAGAGTGAATAGACTGAGCAG CTACGTTATCAAAGCGGTCCGCTCCTCGCTGCGCTGCAAGAGGACCGTCGCCTCGGAGGTGGACCTCATCTGTGTTGTGACCACACTCAGTTCGCTGACGATAGCTGGCGGTGCTGCGGCCTTTTCGAAATTTGAGGGCTGGAGCTACTTCGATTCAGTATATTACTGTTTTATTACTTTAACCACTATAG GCTTTGGCGACATGGTTGCCCTGCAGCGGGACAATGCACTGAACAGGAAACCCGAGTACGTGATGTTCGCACTGATATTTATACTATTTGGCCTGGCCATCGTGGCCGCCTCGCTGAACTTGTTAGTACTTAGGTTTGTTACGATGAATACCGAGGATGAGCGACGCGACGAGGCCCAGGCCATGCAG GCGCTGCAAGTGGCTGTCAAGCTGGAGGGCGATGTGATAACATCCAACGGATCCATTCTGAGCGGCTACGAGGGACACGATGGCCAATCTCTGAACGGAAGCAACACCTCGTCCATGTGCTCGTGCCACTGCATGTGCCTCAATGGCAACCGGCACAAAAA AAACCAATACAAGCTGAGGCGATCACCGACGCACATCCGACACCTTCTGCCGGAGGTGGTGCCCATGCAGGATTTGAACTACGACTACGACACCCAGAGCCTGCACACACTGGCCGATCGCGGGACCATGGACAGCAGCTACATGGGCGTGGACATGGCTGACATGGGGGATACGGCGAGCATGGAGCTGCGGCCACACACATTGCTCAAGCGCAATGTCTCCCTGCTGTCCATTCGCATTTAG
- the LOC6536987 gene encoding two pore potassium channel protein sup-9 isoform X2 has product MKKQNVRTISLIVCTFTYLLVGAAVFDALESETEKRRWEALQDAEDMIIRKYNISQEDFKVMETVVLKSESHKAGQQWKFTGAFYYATTVLTTIGYGHSTPSTVGGKLFTMCYAIVGIPLGLVMFQSIGERVNRLSSYVIKAVRSSLRCKRTVASEVDLICVVTTLSSLTIAGGAAAFSKFEGWSYFDSVYYCFITLTTIGFGDMVALQRDNALNRKPEYVMFALIFILFGLAIVAASLNLLVLRFVTMNTEDERRDEAQAMQALQVAVKLEGDVITSNGSILSGYEGHDGQSLNGSNTSSMCSCHCMCLNGNRHKKSNNLGKSNDAENQYKLRRSPTHIRHLLPEVVPMQDLNYDYDTQSLHTLADRGTMDSSYMGVDMADMGDTASMELRPHTLLKRNVSLLSIRI; this is encoded by the exons ATGAAGAAACAAAATGTGCGCACGATATCCTTGATCGTGTGTACATTTACCTATCTGCTAGTCGGCGCCGCCGTCTTTGACGCCCTCGAATCGGAAACGGAAAAGCGTCGTTGGGAGGCGCTGCAAG ATGCCGAGGATATGATAATACGCAAATACAATATCTCACAGGAGGACTTCAAAGTCATGGAGACCGTGGTGCTCAAATCGGAATCGCACAAGGCCGGCCAGCAGTGGAAATTTACCGGTGCATTCTATTATGCAACCACGGTGCTAACCACCATAG GCTATGGACACTCGACGCCCAGCACGGTGGGCGGGAAGCTCTTCACCATGTGCTATGCCATCGTGGGGATTCCCCTGGGCCTCGTTATGTTCCAGAGCATCGGAGAAAGAGTGAATAGACTGAGCAG CTACGTTATCAAAGCGGTCCGCTCCTCGCTGCGCTGCAAGAGGACCGTCGCCTCGGAGGTGGACCTCATCTGTGTTGTGACCACACTCAGTTCGCTGACGATAGCTGGCGGTGCTGCGGCCTTTTCGAAATTTGAGGGCTGGAGCTACTTCGATTCAGTATATTACTGTTTTATTACTTTAACCACTATAG GCTTTGGCGACATGGTTGCCCTGCAGCGGGACAATGCACTGAACAGGAAACCCGAGTACGTGATGTTCGCACTGATATTTATACTATTTGGCCTGGCCATCGTGGCCGCCTCGCTGAACTTGTTAGTACTTAGGTTTGTTACGATGAATACCGAGGATGAGCGACGCGACGAGGCCCAGGCCATGCAG GCGCTGCAAGTGGCTGTCAAGCTGGAGGGCGATGTGATAACATCCAACGGATCCATTCTGAGCGGCTACGAGGGACACGATGGCCAATCTCTGAACGGAAGCAACACCTCGTCCATGTGCTCGTGCCACTGCATGTGCCTCAATGGCAACCGGCACAAAAA AAGTAACAACTTGGGAAAGAGCAACGATGCAGA AAACCAATACAAGCTGAGGCGATCACCGACGCACATCCGACACCTTCTGCCGGAGGTGGTGCCCATGCAGGATTTGAACTACGACTACGACACCCAGAGCCTGCACACACTGGCCGATCGCGGGACCATGGACAGCAGCTACATGGGCGTGGACATGGCTGACATGGGGGATACGGCGAGCATGGAGCTGCGGCCACACACATTGCTCAAGCGCAATGTCTCCCTGCTGTCCATTCGCATTTAG
- the LOC6536989 gene encoding serine/threonine-protein kinase stk11 — MQCSSSRRVGGEAAGGGEGGATGQMTVTTTMEAQVKAAHHHHIHHPTGGGAQHKVEVEEPDPVEDEMTVLLANKNFHYDVASELDDDAFVELKEDTAQADGAGGVGFYNPDELLLEEQPHPQVTWLDDDEIETLDRVTLDMGNMFFNRVDSQDIIYQQKKKSIKMVGKYIMGDVLGEGSYGKVKEAMNSENLCRLAVKILTKRKLRRIPNGEQNVTREIALLKQLKHRHVVELVDVLYNDEKQKMYLVMEYCVGGLQEMVDYQPDKRMPLFQAHGYFKQLVDGLEYLHSCRVIHKDIKPGNLLLSLDQTLKISDFGVAEQLDLFSPDDTCTTGQGSPAFQPPEIANGHETFAGFKVDIWSSGVTLYNLATGQYPFEGDNIYRLLENIGRGQWEAPTWLFEMDADFANLILGMLQADPSKRLSLQEIRHDTWFRSAPVKTGPPIPIPPLKGDKYRNSTVIPYLEAYHYGTQEEDVYFTEHDVNQELARQAAAAASEIRAKQSAAALAACHAYEPPSTSAAAAAASGNSLGNGSREEAPVKKKGSALKRRAKKLTSCISVRKLSHCRTS, encoded by the exons ATGCAATGTTCTAGCTCTCGGCGAGTCGGAGGAgaagcagccggaggaggagaaggaggagcaaCGGGCCAGATGACTGTGACCACCACCATGGAGGCACAGGTCAAGGCAGCGCACCATCATCATATACACCATCCTACGGGCGGAGGAGCCCAGCACAAGGTGGAGGTCGAGGAACCGGATCCCGTTGAGGACGAGATGACCGTACTTCTAGCCAATAAGAACTTTCACTATGACGTCGCCTCCGAGCTGGACGACGACGCCTTTGTGGAGCTCAAGGAGGACACCGCCCAAGCGGATGGCGCAGGTGGTGTTGGCTTCTACAATCCGGATGAACTGCTGCTCGAGGAGCAGCCACATCCGCAAGTCACGTGGCTGGACGACGACGAGATCGAGACGCTCGATCGCGTCACGCTGGACATGGGTAACATGTTCTTCAATCGCGTCGACAGCCAGGACATCATCTATCAGCAGAAAAAGAAGAGCATTAAGATGGTGGGCAAGTACATTATGGGCGATGTCCTCGGCGAGGGATCGTACGGCAAGGTGAAGGAGGCCATGAACTCGGAGAACCTGTGTCGGCTGGCCGTCAAGATCCTGACCAAGCGGAAGTTGCGCAGGATTCCCAACGGCGAACAAAACGTGACGCGCGAGATCGCTTTGCTTAAGCAGCTGAAGCACCGACATGTCGTGGAGCTGGTGGACGTTTTGTACAATGATGAGAAGCAGAAGATGTACTTGGTTATGGAGTACTGTGTCGGCGGGCTGCAGGAGATGGTTGACTACCAGCCGGACAAGCGGATGCCCCTGTTTCAGGCACACGGTTACTTTAAACAGCTAGTCGACGGCCTGGAGTACCTGCACAGCTGCCGGGTCATCCACAAGGACATCAAGCCGGGCAACCTGCTGCTCTCCCTGGATCAAACGCTGAAGATATCCGACTTTGGTGTGGCGGAGCAACTGGATCTGTTCTCACCTGACGACACGTGCACAACGGGCCAAGGTTCTCCGGCCTTTCAGCCACCGGAGATCGCCAACGGACACGAGACCTTCGCCGGCTTCAAGGTGGACATCTGGAGCAGCGGAGTGACTCT CTACAATTTGGCTACAGGACAGTATCCCTTCGAGGGCGACAATATCTACCGATTGCTGGAGAACATTGGGCGAGGTCAGTGGGAGGCGCCCACGTGGCTCTTCGAAATGGACGCCGACTTTGCCAACCTGATCCTCGGCATGCTTCAGGCTGATCCCAGCAAACGTCTCTCCCTACAGGAAATACGCCACGACAC TTGGTTTAGATCCGCCCCGGTGAAGACCGGCCCACCGATACCCATTCCCCCCCTGAAGGGCGACAAATACCGCAACTCCACGGTGATACCTTATTTGGAAGCTTACCACTACGGCACCCAGGAGGAGGACGTCTACTTTACAGAGCACGACGTAAACC AGGAGCTCGCCCGCCaagcggcagctgctgcctcCGAAATTCGGGCCAAGCAGTCGGCGGCGGCCCTAGCCGCCTGCCACGCCTACGAGCCGCCCTCCACAAGTGCCGCCGCAGCCGCCGCCTCCGGCAATTCGCTGGGCAACGGTAGCAGGGAAGAGGCGCCAGTTAAGAAGAAAGGTTCGGCGCTAAAGAGGCGCGCCAAGAAGCTGACGTCCTGCATCTCCGTGCGCAAACTGAGCCACTGCCGAACTTCATAG